In Rhodamnia argentea isolate NSW1041297 chromosome 1, ASM2092103v1, whole genome shotgun sequence, the genomic window CGCAATGAACAGTGTGCGACTAGAACATGTTGCGCCCGTTCTTGCTAATTTTCGGATAGATTCTAGTCAAGCCATGTTGGGATTTTGTTGAACattaaaagagctttctttAGACTATAAGTTCGTTTAAATTGAAGCTCGGAGGAGAGAGTTATGGTCCGTATAAGTTTATCATACAAGCTGCGCATAGCGGACAACATATGTGTCCATTATGAGGGAGCATTTTGTTGGTGCATAGGTATCACCTTAATGACAAATAGACCTTTTTCACTTGAGTCGTGCTTTAGGGTAGTATATTACTCAGTTTTTGATACCGTTTTTTATATATTTGATAGGAATACGTGTGCGTCAATTTGGTAACCACCGTATATTGGTTTTTGATTTCTTCAAATGAGTgatactatttctttttttttgtaaactcatatttcGAAAATGATAATACTAAGTATGTTATGACTTGAGAAAATAGCATTGTTGCATAAAATAGGATCGAACATTTATTGTTGTTTTGTCTATTTGATACGGTTTGCGAACGATTTGTCTTGCTGGTTTCGAGATGGTTCTGATGTACTTTCTAGTTTATGAGGAGAATGTTATTGTTAATTAAGTGGTGCTCAAGATAGTTGTGAACCCGGTTGATGAGTTTGTGGGTATATGCATATTAGTTAGGATATCTTTGTGGGCCGAGCCACCGTTattataggtggagaccttgccaagAGGGAATCTTGATCGTCTTTTGTCACGGGTGTTATATGTGATTGTAGTTAGAACCTTGAGCATGAGATTGGTCAGGGGATAGATCATTGACATGTGTTTtgatgagattaatcaatggataTACTATTGATGTGTTTTTGATAAGATTGATCAATGGATTAGACCATTGATATGCACTTTGATGTTATGATTTGATATAAATACTTTTATTATAAATATGTTGTGTTAAAGTAATGTATAACTTGTTTTGGTTGTATATGTTTGATGTATTTCGAATTTTGTATAAATGagttatattttgaatattaaatGCGCATAATGATTATTCTATCCatttaaaagaaatatattacTCAACGAGCCCTGTTAGCTCACCCCTTCCATTTCCTCCGTCTTACGGGTTCAACGAGTTGCATATAGGACGTGAGCGATCGTTAGTAGATCACATTTTTGCTAGTGAGGGGTTTCGAGTATGAGTTATGAGTTAGATGTGGCTATGATGAGCCTTTTGAGTTGTTGTTAGAGGTGTATATCCTTTTGATAGAGATATGTAGATGTCTTTTGATAGATATGTAATTATATCTTTTGTTGGTTTAGTAGAAAGATCTGATTTTGTAACCAATGACCCATTTATCAAGTATATATGCAAATGTACGAATTTTGATAGCAAGTTGAGTTTTGGTTATGTGGAGGCAACGTCCTTTTGAAAAAGAACGGCCATGTCATGGCCCTTATAATAGATTTGGGGGCGTGACAGATTAGATCAATGATTCGAGTCTCGAAAAGGACAACCTTCTTGAGGGTCGCTCCGGGTAGGGGTGTCAATAGTTCAGTTCGGTtcagtttttaaaaaaactgaaccgaaccgaaccattaagAGATAAGCTTGAACCGAACTATATCTTTTGTTGAACTGCATATGAACCAAACTAAAAATTCAGTTCAGTCCAATTTGGGGCAGTTCAGTTTTTGGGTTTTAGaatgaaaatagagagagaacgtgcacatcatcatcatcatcaagatGCGTCAGACTTTATGCCCCCAAGAAACCACAAAAGGACACCCTCACTCACTCACTTATTTCCCATAATACCCCCATCCTCCTTCCACCACAGCAGGACACCCACAGCAAGCAATGGCGTCGACACACCATCCAGATCGCGATGACCCTCGACACCACCGACCTCCGGGGCTCCGTCACGGGCGTCTTCTCCGTCCTCCAGCACACCACCTGCCTTGagatcttcgtcttcttcacttcTGTCTTTGGCTTATTCCCTCGAATCTCGGCCCCTAGGGTTTCTCCAAAATCTGCTGCAAGGTGTCGTTCCACCAAGCCCTTCTCCATCTTCGCGCACGACTTCTTCGTCTTCGCGCAcgacttcttcatcttcttcaacactTGCACCTTCGACTTTATCGTCTCCACTAAGCCCTCCAAATGCTTCGCGAGGTTAATTGATGCCCGATTTGGACATGCTTCTCGATagctagatccggcgaggcgaGGAGTCGCGACCATCGCCGGCCACCGCTAAGGCTCGTGACGCTACGTCCTGCGTCCGCGAGGGGGCCGCAACCCCTCGCCCGTCGCCCGCGAGCCGATGGGCCGGCCGGGGTCGCCGATCCTCAGCCAATGCTGGTGGCTCCGCCGTCCCTCAACCAccaataagtaaaaaaaaaaaaaaagagtatcaaATCATGAAACGAAGAAGCGTGTACAATTCGGTTTGGTTAACCGTTGAACCGAactaaaaaaacccaaactgtTTAGAGGGAATtggttattttcattatttgaacCAAAAACTAAAGCGAACtgcaaaaacacaaaaattcggttcggttcaattcgattcagtttttagttcggttttcggttcggttttgacacccctagctCCAGGTGCCTTGAAGCTTGGTACCTAGATAATTATGGAGTTGCTCCGTACCCCGATTAGTCGAGTGCTCGAAAAGGACCATGTCAACCATAAGCAAAAATAGAATCTTTTAGAGAATGTCATCATGATTCTATGACCAAATGTAAATTTATGGGGATGTTGTCCAAGCTCGATTAACATGATCGACGATTTGAGCCTTGACAATGACAACCTTCGTGAGGTTCGCTACAGGTGCCTCGAGCTTGATACTCAAATATTCATGGAGCTACTTCGTATCCAATAAGTCGAGCGCTCGAAAAGGACCCCGCCAACCATCAACAAAAGCTAAATCTTTTAGTGAATGTCATCCTGGTACTCACACGACCAAACACAAAGGGTATGGAATGATGTCCAAACTTGATTAACACGATCAACGATTTGGTCTCGACAAGAACAACCTTCTTGAGGCCCGCTTCAGGTGCCTTCAAGCTTTGTACCCAGATAATTATGGAGCTACTTTGCATTCGATTAGTTGAGTGCTCGAAAAGGATCACGCCAACCATCAACAAAAAGCGAATCTTTTAGAGAATGTCATCCTGATCTTCACACAACCAATCGCAGAGTCACGGGGACATTGTTCAATTCGGTCAACATGATCGACGATTCGAATCTCGACAAGGACAATCTTATTCAGGCCTACTCCAAGTGCTTCGAGCTTGGTATTTAGATAATTATGGGGTTACTTTGTATTCGATTAATCGAGGGCTCAAAAAGGACCATGCCAGCCAAAAGCAAAAGCTGAATCTTTTAGAGAATATCATCATGATATTCGCACGACTAAATGCAGAGTTATGGAGATGTTGTCCGAACTCGATTAACATGATCGACCATTCGAGCCTCCAAAAGGACAACATTCTTGAGCCCCGCTCCAGGTGCCTTCGAGCTTGGTACCCAAATAATTATGGAGTTACTTTGTATCCGATCCGATCAGTCGAGTGCTCGAAAAAGAACAGCGCTAGCTACTAACAAAAGAGTGAATCTTTTAGGGAAATGTCCTCCCGATATTCGCACGACCAAATGCAAAGTCACGGCGACGTCGTCCTAAGCGGCTCATTGCCGCACGACGTCGTACTCTCTCTGCCAAGCGGAGAAAATTCGGGGGACGTGTCTGCATACGAAATTAATCACAAATCCCATGGGAACGGGGATCGATCGACAGTTAAAAGACCGAGGACAAACCGAAAAAATCAACGCTTTTCCCAGAAGAAAATAGACGACATTTCTTTCGCCTCCAAATCTCGCTTCCCGCAAGATCCCCAAATCTCGAACCACATCATCATGTTCATAGCTCCGTTCTTACGATCCCTCTTGTTTCTTGCGATCTGCTCGATCCTCGTTCACTGTCCGAGCTCGCGCGCAGCTTCTGCCAGCTCCATCATCTCCCCTGCGAAGGTCAGGCAAGTCTCATGGAAACCCAGGTCCGTTCTCTCTTCACTCTAATTTCAAGTTCTAAAGCAAACCCAGTTCGCTGCTCACTGGCGACGTCACTTTTGTTTGATCAAGAATTGAACTTGATGGTGTTTTTCTGCAGAGCTTTCGTGTACGAAGGGTTCCTGACGGACTTGGAATGCGACCACTTGATCTCTCTGGTGAGTGCCCCTTCGTTACTGCAACTTAATCGGTCTTCGGATTGCTTGGGTTTGTTGATTGAGTTCGATTCCGCAGACTGTTGAGTCGAACGGGCAATCGCGGGTTACGCTGATAGAGGACGGTGCAACGTGTGTTTTCTCATATGATGAGACTTGCGAGTATTCATTTTAAGTTGCTTGATATTGTGGGACAGGCGAAATCAGAGTTAAAGAGATCTGCAGTGGCGGATAATATGTCGGGAAAGAGCAAGCTCAGCGAAGTTCGGACCAGCTCAGGGATGTTTATTCCGAAGGCCAAAGTTAGTTTTATTCACCCTTCATTGTTTGCCAGATCTTTATTTTAGATTATATGCTTAATGCTTATGATGATGTGCCGTTATATACATGGAATTAGGTTTCAGTTGTAGGGTTTGTGTCGTACTTAAGGcgaggagagaaaaaaataactttcttgGAGTTGTGATTCCTATCTTATTGGAATTCTTGTTCATTTTGATTCCTTGTAAGTTGGTAATTTACAAAGGCAGGAGGTGCGATAAATTTGCCAAATCTCACTCTGTTGGGGCAGAATATGTTTTTATGTCACAGAACATTTGCTGTCTAGCTTTAGGGCGTGGGTGGAAGAATGGCTATTTGTGTCAGCATATCATATGTAATTGCGTCTGTATATGTTAGCACCAGGGCATCATATCATTTATTGGAGATGTCAATAGAAGAGAGCTGCCAAAATAACTAAGGTTGTCTGCCGGTTTCTGCTTCCTCCTGAATTGCTAATAGATGCCAATGGAGAATAATGCCTTGGTATGTCCGTTTGTATGTCAATGCCAAGAAAGTAATGAAGCTCTCTCGGATCTTTAATAGAAAATTCCCCTACTGCAAAGATTTAATGAGAGCCAACAAGGGCGCATTAGATGATCCGGTGACAAtaatgtcatcaacgtaaacgaGGAAGAAAGATATTATCTTTGAGTTGTATGAGGAATAAGAGTGAGGGATCAACAATTGAAGGAATGAAGCCCTAGTTGAACCGAAAAGCACGAAGCGTTGATGCAAAGCGCGAGGAGCGTGTTTGAGATCATAAAGAAACCGATGTAATTTGTAGACATAGTAAGGATGAGCGAATCAACAAAGCCAGGGGGCTGCTCCATGAAAATTTCTTCGATAGGTAaccatgaagaaaagcactcTTCACATCAAGTTTGTCATAGTTGCCACCCACGAGAAAAGGCAAGAGAGAGGATAGTTCGAAATGTTACATGCTTGATGACAGGGCTGAAAGTCGATTGTAGTCAACGCCTTCTTGTTGATGGAATCCCTTTGCAACCAACGGAGCTTAACCCGGAAGACCCATTTGCAGCTGATGGGTTTACAATTCGAAGGAGGGGACACTAGTCCAGGTCTGATTTTTTATGAGGGCAAGGTGTATTCATCCGCCATAGTTGCACGCTAATTTGCATCTTTCACGCCCTGACTAAAGTAAGAGGTGTAACAAAATATGACGCCGAGGTGGCCAACGCACAAGTGTGATTAGTGCCAATGCACATGAGCTAAAGTGCCATCACGAAGACGTGTCACCATAGGATGTGTCATTTGGTTGTTGGATTCGGGGAGAAGGCTCTTGGCCCGAGGATTGGTGAAGCACGTGAGCGACAAAGAGACCCATTGCGGAGTTCATGCAGTGAGGTTTCGAACACACCCGAATTGTGCTAATTTTGCAATAAGGAATTAGCAGTCTGCAAATCGCAATTAGAGAGAGAATAGGGCTCACGTGATGGTTGCTGTGGTAGAGGAACTCCGGACAACTCGGTAGAAATAAGCAGTTGAATGGTTGCGGTGGCCTCGAAAGATGATTGTGGAGTGTTTTGCACATAAGGGAGATCTAATTCGCCAAACATTGCATCAGCAACAATGTAGAACCATTGATGCTGAGGGAAATAACACTAGTATTCTTTGTATCTTGATGGATAGCCCAAGAAAATGCACCGATATGATCGTAGTTGCAGTTTGTTCTTCGGATAGGGGCGAAGATTGGGATACACAATGTAGCCAAAAAGTCTAAGATGAGCAATAGATGGAATCATCCGAAATAAGATCTTCCATGGTGATTTATTCAGCAAAACTGTGTGGGCAAGCCGATTGATAATGTGTACAACTACTTCAAAGGCAAAGTCCCAATAATGATAGGGGAGAGAAGCATGATAGAGCATCGCGAGTCCTATTTCAACTATGTGGCGATGTTTACACTCAAATTTTAGCTATTCTAAAGGGGTAGGCATGGACAGGAGGTCCTGTGAAAAATACCTTTCGCGCCATAATTGAACAAACTTAGACAGAACTTAATGACTTATTGAAGATTTTTTGAAATAGTAGGAAATGCGGCATTACCAAGACGACGATGCCAACGGGTGAGTGACTCCAATTGAGAAAGCAGCGGGTTGGAGATGTAGGTGACAATGATGAGAGCACGTAGAGGCCTTAATTATTGTCCCCCTAGAGAAGGATCTGGCCGTACAACGGCACTTCACAAAAGAAACAGGTTTGGTGAGAAAACAAAGTCGCATGAATTTTTAACGGAGGATTGATGAACGGAAATTAAGTTCTTAGTGATAGATGGAACAACCAGGATATTAGACATGCGAAAGTCTCGGGTAATAAGGGTACCTATGTGAGTGATGGGAAGACTTGACCCATTACCTATGGTGACTTCTGTTGAGTGCCATGATATGGCTGAAATGAGGATAATCCGATGAGGATTGTTGGTAATGCAATGTGGTACCCGAGTTGGGATACTAGGTATCGGGAGAAAGCACCGATGGTGGAGGGAGGTATCTCGGCCAATTGAACTTGTGGTTGAAGTGGATCACTTTTAGTGCGCATGGCTTCAGAGAACCCAAATTGTTGGTTGAGCTGATTGTGACAAACAACGGCCTTGTGTCTTGGGTGATTGCAAACTGACACTTCGACATTGCTACGTATTTGATTTTTGTTGCCCTTCAAATTTGGTACTAAGAGTTGCCTGGATTATTGAAGTTGGGCTGCTGTCCTATGAGGATTAAGATTCTCTGTTGGCCCACATTTGAGTTGGGGCTGCTGAAATTGGAAGCGAACCCATGCTATGAATGTGAATTTTGCCTAAGCTAATGTCGTGCGCCACAAAGGCAACTCTGGTTGGGTGATTTGTGGCTCCTAGAGCTCAAGAACGCTTCATGAGCCAAGAGAAGGCCATGAAAAGACTCCTTGGTCATTTGTTGATGCCGAGCGTGAACCGAAATTGCATAGCCAAGCTTGAAACTTAGCTCCTAGGCCTCGGAAGATATGCGTTCGGTACTTTTGTGGTGAGATGAACTCACCAATGGAGGCTAATTGATCGGATATAAAAGTAGCATGTTGAAGGATTTCAATCACGGTTTGATTACCATCCGAAGTTGCAGCCACAATTGGGTAGCTCGTGCACTGTTTTGGGCAGCGAAAGATGCAAAGAAGAAATTCCACACAACATGAGAGGTGTTTAGATGAGATAACCGACCCACAATTGAATCGGTTATCATGTTAAGATCCACCCAAGAGCAATCTGGTCCCGTGTATACCAATTATCGTATTTGGGATTGTACACAATATTGGAGGAACCATCTATATTGGTTTGAGCAATATGTTGTGGAGGACATGGCAGCGTTCCATCGACGATCAAAATCAGTTTATTTGCTCAAAGGAAGGGGAGGATTCAAGCTTTACGCACCACGTAGTTGTCCCTAGTGAATTTCACCCCAAGATTCGGACAACCCGGATGACCCATGAAATTTCCAAGATAGACGGAATGACGAGGCCGATAAGAGACAAGATGTTTGAACTGGACGGCATTGAGATTCCTAACAGTGGAGTCCTGGGACTCGATTCTAT contains:
- the LOC115733479 gene encoding prolyl 4-hydroxylase 2-like — encoded protein: MFIAPFLRSLLFLAICSILVHCPSSRAASASSIISPAKVRQVSWKPRAFVYEGFLTDLECDHLISLAKSELKRSAVADNMSGKSKLSEVRTSSGMFIPKAKVSFIHPSLFARSLF